The genomic DNA tttttactcaaaACTTGACTATCGATTATCTTATCTATTATAAGGGGAATATACGATACAAAACATCATCATGTTTGTATaaacaatttcattttaaaacataGGAACAACACATGCTACATGTGTGTAACACAGTgtttgtgtaaaaaaaaattgtcatgctattaaatttgttattattatcgaACATCATGCCAtagtaatttttcaataataaaattttaaatagaagtGGGCTTTTGCATCTATTCACCAATGGATTTgaggaaacaaagaaaaataccCTCTTTTTATTTGCCATATTTACAACTTCAATCTTGAGTCCTTAAGAAATAATCATCTCACTTTCTTGCTACTTCATAGAATTACTACAATTCGCGACATCTTATTTCCAATTTCTTAATGCTCCTTTTAAAGTTGCAATAATGTTTCCTTAAATTAAGGTGATCATCCAATGTTTCCATGAACCCCCGCCCCCCCGCCGCCCACACTTTGTAGAAAAAAGTAGTTTCTAGTGATATGTTGAAGAAACCACTCCCGATTAATGGATCTATCTTCCGAGTATCATGCATTGTCTACTACAAAAACATTGACCATTATTGTTCCTTACTCTATGCTAATGGACAATGTTAAtgcatataaaatatttattgatctATCACTAAATTCAATGAATACGTTTCGACTAATCCCTATATGTAGTGAGGGTGTTCCCAACCTATTAAAAGAGGTTAGGAACAATATGTTAGTTGAACACTCgaaattaattttctctttactTCATAATTTGACATTGATAACATCACTATCAAAACATTATTGTGTGGTTGATGATATTTATCTTTGATCTCCGTTATCACCAAAATATATGCAAgatatatttatcaattcatttacaatatgtatttatttacaTGGAACATACTCGAAtccatttttgaattttggttgAAGATGTATGAATCTTCTAAGGCTGAGGAGGGGAACCACCGTTATTGGATTCTCTCTGGTAATGGGAAGCAGGAGAGATTAGAGTTTTGTTCTATTCAAAGatatgattttttcaaaatgaataaaccCTTGACCTTTTATACCCTCTCgtcttagggaccatacccattgggctATTGGGTCTCATGAGTCTTAGACCCATCATCTAAGACTCGTGATGACGTTTAAGCTCTACAcataggtggcccatactcttgAATGAACAGAAAACAAATACTATAAGAAATGAATAGTTTAGTCATAAATTATTGTTAGATATGTGAGTTCATATCTTAACAATTGGATGATACCATTACCTTGAGCCACATAGAAAAGTAAGAGTGCGTCctcaaattaattaagattctCTTTATCtcataatttgaaattgatAGCATCACTATCAAACCATTATTGTGTGGTTGGATGATACCATTATCTTGAGCCatataaaaaaccaaaagtgtgtttaataatatttttacttgaaatatttttaatgtaaggattttaattaaaagtactttaaaaagaattatctatcaaatatttcttcaaaaaaatattataagtgatttttcaacactacaagtgttttttaaatcttgtcaaacacctaattttttttttttttttcaaaaacacttcttaaaataattgttaaatatACTTTAAATCCTCTGCCTCAAGTTTAACAATTCCCATGGATTGCATTTTTAATGCTACTAATTAATTCGTTGCAAGTCACTCATCCTTCGAGATCTTTGATGAGACCCCAAAAAGAGTGTTCGACAGCTTATCTCCTTGAATGATTGAAATAACCCCATGTTGCACTTCCACAGACAATGCCATCTCCTTGAATGATTGAAATAACCCCATGTTGCACTTCCAAAAGCAATGCCCTGGACCAATGATACGCATAGTGCTTGGTAGGTTCCCTTTCAATAGGATCTCCCTTTAGGCATCAGGGCTATTAGAAATCTAGTAACTATGGCAATTCCTTGAAGACTTTGTGCATAAAGTCACTTTCAATTTGGTATAGATTGTATTTATTTCTTGAGTTTGTGATAGTCCTTTTATCGAGGTTTAATGAACTCTTTCATGCATTGTCATTTTCCTCTTTGAAGTCTTCCTCAAGAAAAAtacgaaaagaaaaaaacatgttaaaaaaaaacagttttttattgtcccatgaaaaaaaaaaattattaaaattaattaaaattttatattttaaaaattatttaattaaaataaatgaaatgggtttcaagtgataaataaaaatatttattgattttaaattaattttttatttttactttctatctatttttttttcttttttttgtgcATCAAACAATATTGtcccatttttcaaaaaaccccccattaaaaacatattttggtTGTGGGATCATCATAAATTTCAATCGATTTAAACCATTGCTACACTATAAGGTTCCACGTACTCTCATGTATTCTCTCCCCATCATTTAaacttgagagagagagagagagtttatATCCCTTGGCATGAAAACACATGTattgagaaattaaaagaaTGCACAATTTTTAGAATGATGAAATGCATCCATTTGCAGGTTAtgaaacaaaaccaaaactaaTTTGACAAGAGATtgtttggtaaattaatttaatgatttaaagtgatttaataacttaattttagttattaagtagattaaacatgtttgataaaataagttaattttataaaagttaaaaatgactttaactagcaaatcaaaataatttatttatttttaatcttttttttttatcttatttacccacatttaacaaatatatttaacaatcaTGACTTcacattcatattttataataaatattttaaagttatcttataaatatataatgttttaaatatgaatgtttaataaacaaatttattgtttgagattaataaaataaatattaattaaattttttattaataaacatgAATTACGACTAatgagggtaaaatagtaaatttaataccttaaaatacatttttaattaattttagtaaacaactttaatactcaaaataaagaataagtaatcaattttaagttaacaatttaataataataagtattaaattttaccaaatacatAATAAATTGGTAGAAATATTACATtagttttaaaacttattacttaataacttaagtgaacttcaagttaaattatatttaagttgttggcttaaaatttataacttaatttttaccttgtttgataaaattaacttaaaaatttattttaaatcatcaaattaatataattatcttcataaattataactaaagtAAATGGGGTTGAGTAACAATTGAAGGTCGTGAAGTAGCAAAAGAAATCACGGAGGTAACTAAGATGGCGTTTGtctttttagctttttgttgaaaacaatttgtttttagattttaagtcgtttatttttttactttttcatgacttatcataaattttttattgaatagataaagccaaaatatttgaatttttttaaatggaaaaaataatatattagttttaaaaaatatatttaatagaaataaactattaaaaaaacaaacaacataatacttaatactattaaacattaaagttttATCTAGaagtaagtaaaaaaataaataccacctAATATAAAATGACGGTAAAAAGGTAGAATGAAAATGTagacttaagaataaattaattattcttacttattacttaaagttgttttttaagtcatgaaattgttttatcaaacatacttaatttacttaataacttaaattaagttattatgtCACTTTTAAgttgttaaattgattttcaaacacTCACTTAGTCAACTAAAAGATCATGAATTGATACAAATATTACATTAGATAGTCAGCTGCATTCCCTATCATCTCGCACACttggaatttcaaaaaaataaatttggttgGGATGTCAGCATCTAGTATATCACTAAGAAATGGATTGTTTACTAGACCCCGAACAATTTGACTTATAAAATAAGGGactattttcctctttattaATTACACCAACCATGGTTTCCAAATCATCCAACTGCTCTTGCGGTGCACCTTTCTTCTTAAGTTGCCTTTGCAATTGATGCATCTCCTATACTTGGTATACATTGCatgtaattttcctttttggacaTCAATAACTATATATCATCTACCGAATTCAGTGgttaaaaaaaaggtaaaaatcaGTTGATCATCATGAtttcaaagaatcaaaatctctAACAATAAATCCATAAATTTTAAGAGGTTGCAGCCCATCACTTGTACGCCACCCGGTAAAGATGCTTCACAGCCAGGTCAAGAACAGGCTCAGTGAACTCAAGCCTGAAGGAGACCCGTGAATGTAGGTTTGCGGACATTTTCACGAGTTTCACGCACACTGTAAAGCATACATATTGCGCAGGAGCATGgaagagggagaaaaaaatggaagtcAAAGAAGAGAGGTTCCTTTGCTTCCCCCCTTTATATATTCTAGCAAACTCATGCTCAAGAGCAAGTTTTTACAATTTTTGTTCAAGTCAGAAACTCCAGATTAACAAAGAGTACtagtacatatatataaaacatccTTCATCTCATGAGCTAAGAGGTGTCGTTTACCTCCAACCAGACAACTTCAGGCCAGGGTCTGGATTCTGGAATGGTAAAACTGATCGATATTAAAATGTACAACAATCTATGACATAATATCTAGCATTATTATTACACCATATCTTATATTTATCTATGTCATTCAGATTAAAGGGGAACCCACTGGGGTTTATTGGGTTTTATACCCCACTGAATGGATTTATTCACCTAATGCTATAGCGTTTACTAATATCGAAGTAGGAAGGAGAATAGCCCAGCGAgcaagaaggagaagaaggtgAGTTTGGAGGAGAAGGGTAAGAAGAGGAGGAAGACGTGGAGGAAGTGATGTTGTTTGCTGGATTTCGAATCATGAGAGGCACCATATCTTCCAGCAACCCTTGTGGACCCATTTTCTCGGCGGCGTCCTCCTCCTGGACGTGGGTGAACATGGTTGGGAACGAGCCGTGATCAGCCGTGGGTGGGCTGCCCTGGGTTTCTTGTATTTGTGGGGCGTCGTGGACTTGGTCTTGGCCTTCTTGTAAGCCGATCCTTTTGGGCTTCTTGGATGGTGAAGGGACATTCTGAGGTGGGCTGATAAGGAAGAAAGGGTAGGCGAAGTGGAGGTGGAGCCCTTCATAGGTGATGATCAAGGTGTCCGGGTCCTCACTCGACTTCTCCACCTGTTTTTTGGCGCTGCACCTTGGGTTCGTGCACCTGTAATAGCTCCTGTCACCCAACAAATGaattaagatattatttttcaatttcaaaactaaaaaatatgttaCGATTTGGAGAATATAATATAGTAATATAGAGTGGAAACTTTATTGTAATTTCTCTGTCATACAATTACCACTTGTACTTGCAAATTGTGAAGCAATAAAATTAGTGGGGAATGGGATAAGACGGGTTCGACAAGGAAGTGGTTAGGGAAACTGACCTCTTAAATGCAAAGTTGAGTGGATTTGGTCCTAATAAACAATGGACTATACCAATTTGTACCAGCTCCTTGAAgcctaaataatttattaattataccAATGACCCCTAGCCTTCTATCTAGTTTCGTTCACTTCTATTTTTCTGTCGGGGTCTTCTCAGACTGATTAGGAATTTCCACACTATGGAGACGAAGTCATCGGTGCCCTCTGCCATCGAGATATTATGTTAGGAACTTGAGAGAAGTAGCATTAAttggataaaagaaaatgaccCATAAATTAAGCTCTGACCCCGAAGTTTCTCGGACCAGTGAAATTGAATGGGGAAGGGTACTTTTGGCAGTTAAAACAGTAATGACTTGGGATGATTTTTCCTCGTGGAAGGAGAACAGGAGACCGTTACCGTTGTCCACTTGTCCAGTAACTTGATTTTGTGGCAAAAATGCCTTTACTAAACAGAACTCCGTTGCCTTTATGGGCTGTACAGGAAAGAATGCGCCTACCATGGTTGGTAATGAAAACCTCTGCAACTTAATTCCAAGCAAAGTTGGAAGGAGGAGAGTAATAACCATGTCATTTTCAGAGGTTTTTTTTGTAAAGGTAACGTCGTTTATTCATGGGAGAAACTGGATTGACGAccacaaagaaaaaagaaaaagcaaagaatttggaaaaaaattcacCTTGGATTTGGGCTATTCTTGATGGATTTCTGCCCATACTTCCTCCATTTATAACCATCATCAGCCATCCCATTGCCGCAGCTTTTAATTTTCAGGGTATACTTGTTCTCAATCTTACTTAAATCCCTTTCATGTATTGAGGTTCTGCCACCacagaaaagaaataaatgcatTAAAATAAGCTAGGTCGTCATatgtatacacacacacataacaAGATTTGTATCAAAAGTGAGTCCGAACCTGGCTTTTGAATTCTCTTCTGATTGGCATTTCCCGGTTGTCAGAGATAAAGCACTCTCTATATCTTCAATTGTTGGCCCAGTGTAGGCAGTGGATACCAGCCGACTAATAGCCTGTTCACTTGACGAACTCATCAGTTTGGATTCAACTGTCTCCTGCGGCACCACCAAGAAAGGAGATTCATCATCAAGAAGCTCTCTCACCAGTTCATCTTCCGACCCTTCTGTCCAGGCAGCCATTAGTTCATCCATCACTGACCTCCCTAAGACACAGCAGAATTCAACTGCACATTAATTAGAACTTAGACGAAGATAAGAAGATGAAAGATGAAAAGAAGATGAGAACTGGGAGTCAGAAGCCCTATGgcaagaaaggaaaggaaaggagagCGAAGCAGATGAAGAGGGAATTGAGATGTTTACGTGTTTGCCCTCTAATTTAAAAGCAAGAGTTACAGTACATTAAATTAATAGCAGGGATACTTTGACTTTTAAAGAATTCCATGCAGGTAAACGTCTTCGTTTTGGGAAAATTCCACAATGGAGTCGCCACCTCATTACTCTGGTGGGGCTTCACTCTTTTGACATACCGGGTTAATTGATTGCGTCTAAGCAGCTGCAAACCCAATTCCAAGTAAAAGTATGATGCCTTTGGGGTGCTGTATCGCTGTCAAAACATGggtttttaatcaatttaaaagtTCTTCTGTCCCATGGATTATTCATCATGATCCAAGTCTGATTCTAGCTGTAGTACTATTGAGGGCTTAGATGGGTGGGTTCGCATCATTCGCCATATGAAGCCGTTACATTTTTCTAGCTAGTAGTACAGTATCCCCTCTCCCATTTTTTGTTGCATTCTCTGGCTTTTCATTAAGTGTTTCTTTTGTCTTGCTATACTGTTTTGATGGGAAAGATGCATCAAGGTGGACCATAGCTACCTGAACCATGATCCAAGACCAACCCAAACCCAAAGTCAACCACTAGGTAAAAACaacaatataaaatttagatttttagagTGGTGGTGTTCTAAATTTTGTGGTGTTAGGAGGAGGTGGAATTCTGAATGGCTGCTAATTAATCAGCATGCATTATTTGATAGGTAATAGCATTAAATCGAAGCCTACCAcaattttgatgatttaaatgACCCCATTTGACTACGAAATGGACATGGAAAATATCATAATCGTTCCCATAGAGAGGACTTTTAGTTTCTGAGGAGACTGTTAGGCCACACGGCAAGAACTCATGCTAATGGAATATTTTACATCAATTTTGTAGATGAGAAAGGAGGAATGGAAATATGGATCGAGCATAAACTTGGACGATTTTGTACTTTCTCCTTCATCTCATTAATTAATGGCCATCACGGTGGGATTTTCCATGGTTTCAATAACCTTAAAACACCTTGTTAGTCGGCAGCAAGTGATGGATAAAGTCACTTTGCTGGCTCCAATTTCTGGAATGGAAAGAGCTTTAGCTGTCATATAAGATGTATATTTAGCATATTTACTCAAAACAAAAGAGGAAATTAAGCTTATGAGGCAAAGGACGTGGATGGCAATACAGAATATATAGCTCTAGTGGTGAAGATCTTAgatgattattaaaaaaacacaagCCAACAAGGGAACAACAGACGGGTGATTCCAGTAGCCGGAAATGGACAACTAATAAATTGTCCTCGTAATTGAGGTATCTACCCTAAAATTATGCAACCACCACGGGTGGTGTGGATGGATTGGGTCCTTGGGAGGGCAGTTGCATAAACAACACAAAGTGGTTGCTTCAAAGTGAGGGAAGGTTTGTTCTCATGTGGGTTTGACTTGTGAAATGCGCGTCCTAGAAAACAAGCGCATGCATCAGATAAGTGACCTTACATAAGGACAGAGCGGGGGTTGACTGTCAGAGTGGGGGGTTTAGGTCTTAGCTACCGATGGAGGAGGGAGTGGGCGCAGGTTGAGCTGGAGAGTGAATCTTGGAGGTTTTCCATACAAGTCAACGCCCCCTTCTAGATGTGGGGGCCAAGACTGTGATACATGTTTCCAAGATCACATGTGGAGAAGGGAGCGGTTCGAGCTGTCCCACTCCTCCCCCCAAATGGACACCCTAGCAAACCCATCATCCATTCTTCCCCTCCACCCTAGACAATTTCCTGCAGCTGAGATGTGGGTCTCTCTTGCCTACGTGGTCGCCTAATCATCCATTCATTCTTCTCCCCTTCCACTGCATGATTGCCTTCCTCATCTCCTGCTCAACCCTATCATCAATCCACCACCCCTTCTTCTCTTCTGCTCATGAGACCCGGATCTCCGTGAAGCCACATGCAAAATTATGTCGTATATCTTCTTAATCTTCCACTACTTTTACTCGTTGGTCAAACGGTATTAATTGATGAGTGAATAATTTGGTTCTTATCTTTCTCATAAATTTAGTCTCGTATGAAAAACATTATaaacaattatattttattttaataataaacccACAATAAATTATTCAACCACCAACTCCCCACAAATAGCCAGCATTTTCCTTgtattgattgattgattgatattTCAAGGCTACttctttttttggaaaatactaaaaaacaaaaaaaagaaagataaaaaaatagttttttatgtttatttttgtaataaaaaatataaatgaaagtcaaatataattaaaatttattaaaaattttatatattttaaaattatttaatctttatataatataagaaaataagtaaaataaattttaaaaaacataaaaaaaaataatttattgaatttaaatttattttttttattttttattactttttcttcatatttttcctcaaaattttcaaaaaccaaacatattaaTCAAAGCTAGATATTAGCTTTGATTATTGAAATGGAGCTCCTCTATTGAAATGTAAAGCTTGTGTCCCAAGGCTATAAACCAGGAAAAAACTAATCGACCCATAACGACCATAGTCTCATTGGGAAAGCTGCAGAACGATATGCAAGAACTTGCGAGTATCATTGGAGACATCCGACAGCGTTCACAGCAATCAGATGAATTTGAAATTGTGAGGCAGAAGGCACGTGGGTTGACTTTTGGTATTGCTTGGAAAAACAGAGAGTCAGTTTTCATCCATAATATTCAAGCGAATAGAGACAAACAATTGACTCGGCCGCTGGAGAGAGATTACATGAATGGAAGGCGCAGTGGCTGCAATTAAGTATGATGGGTCACGATGCCCAGGCCCACACCACATGCGTGATTCAAATCCCATCCCTATCAGACTGCCTTGTCGTGTTATAAAGCTATTCAAATATAACATGAACTCTCCATTTTGTTTTCTGGCAATGGAAGCTGTTTTATGCGACGAATAACCCTCAAATTGATCCTCCTTTTTGAGTTTGGTGGCTTTGTAATTTGATGGGCCTAGTTTTTTCCTCCTTGCCCAAAGAGTCATAAGGTGGGCTGCAATCTCCGAAATTGGGCATGGGCCTGTGCACTAGAATCATTGGGCCTGCGTTACGTTTAGT from Vitis riparia cultivar Riparia Gloire de Montpellier isolate 1030 chromosome 8, EGFV_Vit.rip_1.0, whole genome shotgun sequence includes the following:
- the LOC117920031 gene encoding probable WRKY transcription factor 49, coding for MDELMAAWTEGSEDELVRELLDDESPFLVVPQETVESKLMSSSSEQAISRLVSTAYTGPTIEDIESALSLTTGKCQSEENSKARTSIHERDLSKIENKYTLKIKSCGNGMADDGYKWRKYGQKSIKNSPNPRSYYRCTNPRCSAKKQVEKSSEDPDTLIITYEGLHLHFAYPFFLISPPQNVPSPSKKPKRIGLQEGQDQVHDAPQIQETQGSPPTADHGSFPTMFTHVQEEDAAEKMGPQGLLEDMVPLMIRNPANNITSSTSSSSSYPSPPNSPSSPSCSLGYSPSYFDISKRYSIR